One window of the Pseudodesulfovibrio sp. S3 genome contains the following:
- a CDS encoding protein adenylyltransferase SelO, translated as MTMRFINSYARLPESFYERIQPARVTAPRLIRLNRELADSLELDLPESDEALAAIFTGNTVLEGSEPIAQAYAGHQFGQFVPQLGDGRAVLLGEVQNSQGDRFDIQLKGSGRTRYSRGGDGRSPLGPVIREYVVSEAMHALNVPTTRALAMAATGETVFRETPLPGAVMTRVASGFVRVGTFEFFAARQDMTSVKTLADYVLERHYPEVRRSDNPYVALFESVCRAQAQLVARWMCVGFIHGVINTDNTSISGETIDFGPCAFMDHYDPTAVFSSIDHMGRYAFNQQPTIAAWNLACLGGCLVSLFDTDPDKAQDVGKRVLDGFVPEFTRRYTEGLCAKIGLPGGGETDFELARELLRLMHRDRVDFTNAFRLLCEAVGNTDRFTALFSSQEDIRNWIGNWHVRLDNTEETRQAMRRVNPAFIPRNHRLEQAIRAAEDDNDFTLTHRLLEVLARPYEDQPENTEYAAPPQPEERVTQTFCGT; from the coding sequence ATGACCATGCGCTTCATCAACAGCTATGCCCGGTTGCCGGAATCTTTCTATGAGCGGATACAGCCTGCCCGCGTGACCGCACCGCGTCTCATCCGCCTGAACCGGGAACTGGCCGACAGTCTGGAACTTGACCTGCCTGAAAGCGATGAAGCTCTGGCCGCAATCTTCACCGGCAACACCGTGCTTGAAGGTTCCGAGCCCATTGCCCAGGCCTATGCCGGACACCAGTTCGGCCAGTTCGTGCCCCAACTCGGCGACGGGCGGGCCGTTTTATTGGGGGAAGTGCAAAACAGCCAGGGAGACCGTTTCGATATCCAGCTCAAGGGATCGGGCCGGACCCGGTATTCCCGTGGCGGAGACGGGCGTTCCCCGCTGGGGCCGGTCATCCGGGAATACGTGGTCAGCGAGGCCATGCACGCCCTGAACGTTCCGACCACCCGCGCCCTGGCCATGGCCGCCACCGGTGAAACGGTCTTTCGCGAAACCCCGCTTCCCGGAGCAGTCATGACCCGGGTGGCCTCAGGGTTCGTGCGCGTGGGCACCTTTGAATTCTTCGCCGCCCGCCAGGATATGACATCGGTCAAAACGCTTGCCGACTACGTCCTTGAGCGCCACTACCCAGAGGTCCGCCGATCCGACAATCCCTACGTTGCCCTGTTCGAATCGGTCTGCCGCGCCCAGGCGCAACTGGTGGCCCGATGGATGTGCGTGGGCTTCATCCACGGGGTCATTAATACGGACAACACATCCATTTCGGGCGAAACCATCGACTTTGGTCCGTGCGCCTTCATGGACCACTATGACCCGACAGCGGTCTTCAGTTCCATCGACCACATGGGCCGGTACGCCTTCAACCAGCAACCGACCATTGCCGCCTGGAACCTGGCCTGCCTGGGCGGTTGCCTGGTTTCCCTGTTCGACACCGACCCGGACAAGGCGCAGGATGTCGGCAAGCGCGTGCTCGACGGCTTTGTCCCGGAATTCACCCGCCGCTACACGGAAGGATTGTGCGCCAAGATCGGGCTGCCGGGAGGAGGGGAGACTGACTTTGAATTGGCCCGCGAACTGCTCCGACTCATGCACCGTGACCGGGTGGACTTCACCAACGCCTTCCGGCTGCTTTGTGAAGCAGTGGGCAACACAGACCGGTTCACGGCCCTCTTTTCCTCGCAAGAAGATATCCGCAACTGGATCGGAAACTGGCACGTCCGGCTGGACAATACCGAAGAGACCCGCCAGGCCATGCGCCGGGTGAACCCGGCATTCATCCCGCGCAACCACCGCCTGGAACAGGCCATTCGGGCAGCCGAGGACGACAACGACTTCACCCTCACCCACCGGCTGCTCGAGGTGCTGGCCCGCCCATACGAAGACCAGCCCGAAAACACCGAATACGCCGCGCCGCCCCAACCGGAAGAGCGCGTCACCCAAACTTTCTGCGGCACCTGA
- a CDS encoding phosphotransferase has translation MTEILSLWGLPHGSPRTDISLSGSPQRCLTRSAVEDGTGRVWVLETLRPGQFDRRERIGRTLARLSSEGLPVPAYLPGPDGQFCMERDGSHYQISPFVPGDPLPQPEYIEDADRGKSLGRFLADLHRIGSTISEFDMGPRFDLENYINELMGAMGPRSPEMHDALLPVLPALVPLFEAWDDLPPVLSQGDFHPLNVIWKRLSVAAVIDWEFAGVRPALFDAANCLGCVGIEEPRALVRGLAPAMLRTLKERDCLDSVSFSLLPELLLGLRFAWMSEWLRRKDLEMIDLEVRYMRLLANSMDTLLPAWQKITG, from the coding sequence ATGACCGAAATCCTTTCCCTTTGGGGGCTGCCTCACGGCAGCCCCCGTACCGACATTTCCCTGTCCGGCAGTCCTCAGCGGTGCCTGACGCGATCGGCCGTGGAAGACGGCACCGGACGCGTATGGGTTCTCGAAACCCTGAGGCCGGGCCAGTTCGACCGGAGGGAACGCATCGGACGCACCCTGGCCCGCCTGAGTTCGGAGGGCCTGCCTGTCCCGGCCTACCTGCCCGGTCCCGACGGACAATTCTGCATGGAACGGGACGGCTCCCACTATCAAATATCCCCCTTTGTTCCGGGCGATCCCCTGCCCCAGCCGGAATACATCGAGGACGCCGACAGGGGCAAAAGCCTCGGGCGGTTCCTGGCCGACCTGCACCGCATCGGGTCGACCATCTCCGAATTCGACATGGGGCCACGGTTTGACCTGGAGAATTACATCAACGAACTCATGGGTGCCATGGGACCGCGCAGCCCGGAAATGCACGACGCGCTGCTCCCGGTCCTCCCGGCCCTGGTTCCGCTTTTCGAGGCATGGGACGACCTGCCCCCGGTTCTGAGCCAGGGCGACTTCCACCCGCTCAACGTTATCTGGAAACGGCTCTCGGTGGCTGCGGTCATTGACTGGGAATTCGCCGGGGTGCGCCCGGCCCTGTTCGATGCGGCCAACTGCCTCGGTTGCGTGGGTATCGAAGAGCCGCGCGCCTTGGTCCGGGGGCTGGCCCCTGCCATGCTCAGGACGCTGAAGGAACGCGACTGCCTGGACTCCGTCAGCTTCTCCCTGCTGCCGGAACTGTTGCTGGGACTGCGCTTCGCCTGGATGTCCGAATGGCTCCGGCGCAAGGACCTGGAAATGATCGACCTGGAAGTGCGCTACATGCGCCTCCTGGCCAATTCTATGGACACGCTCCTGCCCGCCTGGCAAAAAATCACGGGATGA